The following proteins come from a genomic window of Lampris incognitus isolate fLamInc1 unplaced genomic scaffold, fLamInc1.hap2 scaffold_197, whole genome shotgun sequence:
- the prmt6 gene encoding protein arginine N-methyltransferase 6 codes for MSQLAKKRKVDKQVQDSLYFDSYTDVTIHEQMIADHVRTSTYRAGILRSGEAIRGKVVLDVGAGTGVLSVFCVQAGASKVYAVEACSIAEQAEKIVKQNNMEDKIAIVRGAVESADLPEMVDVIVSEWMGYALLHESMLSSVLYARDRWLKPEGLILPCKAELFITPVNDLAVEDRLNFWRTVKEQYGVDMSCMAEFAQKCIMNSDIAVTSVTVEDVLSHPCRFAELDLYTVTAEELKSVRGAFRCQCFGSAAVNALCVWFNVTFPCQEKPLVLSTSPFKPETHWKQAVLYLDQPVDVMQDTEVVGEVHMYPSEDSARHICIHVDYTIGEQKRLSKTFSIPDGYSEEDKCAM; via the coding sequence TGTACTTCGACAGCTACACGGACGTCACCATCCACGAGCAGATGATCGCCGACCACGTGCGCACCAGCACGTACCGGGCGGGCATCCTGAGGAGCGGCGAGGCCATCCGGGGTAAGGTGGTGCTGGACGTGGGCGCCGGCACCGGCGTGCTGAGCGTGTTCTGCGTGCAGGCCGGCGCCAGCAAGGTGTACGCCGTGGAGGCCTGCTCCATCGCCGAGCAGGCCGAGAAGATCGTCAAGCAGAACAACATGGAGGACAAGATCGCGATCGTCAGGGGCGCCGTGGAGAGCGCCGACCTGCCCGAGATGGTGGACGTCATCGTGAGCGAGTGGATGGGCTACGCGCTGCTGCACGAGTCCATGCTGAGCTCCGTGCTGTACGCGCGCGACCGCTGGCTGAAGCCGGAAGGGCTCATTCTGCCGTGCAAGGCGGAGCTCTTCATCACGCCCGTCAACGACCTGGCGGTGGAGGACCGGCTGAACTTCTGGCGCACCGTCAAGGAGCAGTACGGCGTCGACATGTCCTGCATGGCCGAGTTCGCGCAGAAGTGCATCATGAACAGCGACATCGCCGTGACGTCGGTGACGGTGGAGGACGTGCTCTCGCACCCGTGCCGCTTCGCCGAGCTGGACCTGTACACCGTCACCGCGGAGGAGCTGAAGTCGGTGCGCGGGGCGTTCCGGTGCCAGTGCTTCGGCTCGGCGGCGGTCAACGCGCTCTGCGTCTGGTTCAACGTCACCTTCCCGTGCCAGGAGAAGCCGCTGGTGCTGTCCACGTCCCCCTTCAAGCCCGAGACCCACTGGAAACAGGCGGTGCTGTACCTGGACCAGCCGGTGGACGTGATGCAGGACACTGAGGTGGTGGGGGAGGTCCACATGTACCCCTCGGAGGACAGCGCCAGGCATATATGCATTCACGTGGATTACACGATCGGGGAGCAGAAAAGACTGTCAAAGACCTTCTCCATCCCGGACGGCTACTCGGAAgaagacaagtgtgccatgtGA